In Mugil cephalus isolate CIBA_MC_2020 chromosome 11, CIBA_Mcephalus_1.1, whole genome shotgun sequence, the genomic window TGCTGCCATAAAAGAGGCAGAAGATGTCAATTTAATAAGAAATGTCCCAAGACGTTATTAGATCTGTTTGAGGCTAACAAGCCAAACACCTTgtattccagtttttttttttttttttttttttttttttgtgggcgACTGTTGAAATCCAATCAGTCGTCAGAGAGTTGTTCATCTCTCTTTATCTACATGACACTCGTCTGCCCTCTCAGGTTCCCAAGGGACCAatcgccaaaaaaaaaagaagaagaagaagaatctgaacTGAAATGCAACAGCAACCAATGAGTGAAGTGTCCAGGTAATAGACAGGTGGGTTGCAATGTGATATGGTATAAGGGTGAGTTTCCATAAATAAACTGCAGgcatggatgtgtgtgtaaataatgatgagtttaaattatttttttcacacaacTTCCTCCCTGTTCTTGTTCTTTCATGTCTAATAAGAAAGAGCTGAGACCAACTTTGGAAGGAGAGTGTAACCTtcagctataaaaaaaaagactttaacatCCTTtctaaacataaacatgtcagCAGTGTGCATATCTGTGTGCATCAGAGTTATAAAAGGCAGCCTTCCAGCACTGGCTGACAATAGACCTCTGGCTCTGGAAAACACAACCTCtgaaatatgaatgaagaaatCCACACCTGTTTCCAGGTAACCAAGGCAGGGATTCTGAACCGTGACGCTGCTGCAATGTCAGTGTGTCTATACACCTGCGTGGGCACATGCACGAGCTGCACGACTTCCTAGCTTCACCTGCACAGACACTCCGCGCGGGGACGAGAGCAGCTGTCATCCCCGTCGACTTGTCGAGGCCCATTTAATCTGACTGGGGAAAACGGAATGAAAAATCTCGGGACTCGGTTCTGAGCAAGTTCCCCGTGCTGACAGCCTGCCGAGAAGTTTACGCATGGAAACGGGTCAAAGCCTGCCCAACTGAGACGAGCTGAAGCTGGAAGAGGAGACTGGGTGGAGGGTGGACCACAGAGGCATACGAGGTCTTGAGGCCCTGAGTGTTGAGCATCCATTTGAGCCAGCATGAATCCAATGTGGAAGGTTTATAAGAGCAAGGTGATGAAGACACTCAACCCCGAGTACGAGGAGGACACTGCTGAAGAGGTACTGAACTTACAGATTTCTTCATATTTGTTTCTCATACTTGATCCAGAAAGTGGAAAGATGGTCAAGTACGAGACAGTAATTCTTGTCACTGAAGCCAGAGACAACaggtcttgtttttctgttcattctTTATTCATGGTGTCCTTGCAGGGTTTGTGTTGCAGAGGGAACTTTAGAGGAGACGTTTGGCCTGAGTTATGCTTCCTCCTCTGAATTTCAGGATTTGGCTCTGCTAATTATTGACTGATGAAACTGGCATGAAAATCACATTATGTTTCATAAAATACTTCGTTATATAGTAGAAATACTCAAAAACCTCTTACTTGAGAAGGCCATGACCTGTGAATGATAACACGTAGCATGGTATACattaacaatattaataataaaaagctttcAACTGAGGTCAAGGTAATGCTAAAAGCATCTGTAAAGTTTTCATAAGTGAAAATGTCTCGTACAAGTACTATAGTTATAATTTTGAGgaatttctttcattctttttttgcacttctaACTTCACTACGTTTATCAAAACCCTACAATTCATTTTAGAGAAGAAACCCAACACATTAAAGTTGTAGTTGGTAGTTTCACATGAATTACAgtttacaaaacacaaagtctttgttttgttaCCCTCTGCAGGGGTCAGACCCCTAGGTGAGGGACAACTGGACTAAATACTGTAGCTTTGCATTGCTGGACTGCTGGACCaccagtgttcatgactccactgCAGCGCCTGCACTCTATCCAGGATTCGGTACCAGTGATACAGGCAGTGTTGCGTTAACCCAGATCTCTGGAGAGCTGAGAAACTCGATCCTGCACAGGAGCTGAACAAACAGATTAGTTGGCCCTCCACTCCCCGAGTGACTGACGGGGTGGGATGAGAAAGATAGCCATGTCCTCGGGGCATGCTCAGATCCGCCAGCTGACAGGTTCCGACTGTGGTCTCTCGCAATACCGCGGCATCTGCAAAGACAACAGggaatactgtgtgtgtgtgtggagagatAGTTTCCATTTGGATGGATATGCAGAGTTGTCATCGCTGCTATTTGAGTTTTAACTGCTTCACACACTTGTAAATACGAGACGATTAAAGTGTCGCCTACTACTGTATCCTCTCAGCATATCAAAGCATTGACTGATGAGGAGATACAaagtgtttgagtaaatgcatggagcaaaacaaattattttacaaATCAAGTCAAATTTTAAGATGCCATTTTTTTCTACAAGTTGCAGTctcaaaaatatacagtagatgGCGACCGAAGTGCACCAATCCGTCAGGTGGCTGGAAATAAATTCAGGACACTGCTGTGTGGACAGGTGAAGTGCATCCATTTTGCTGATTTTGCAGGTCACAGACGTGGAGAATGATATGATTCCAGTGCAGGAGGATGAGGGCCCTAACGCCGTCTCCCAGTTGGCCAGGAAAGTATGTGAAAATAATCTTATGTCACACAAGTAAATCCACTGCGAGTCTTCCATAAATTCATGGAGGAATGTAACAGAAATACTTAAAACTAATGAGCCTTCCTCTACAAGAATCAGAGAGGACCATTGTTCAAGTGATGAAAGCACCAAATGAAGCCCCACTTTGACCTCTGACGCTCTGTGGGTGTGTCCAGATGCAGGGGGCCGGGTCTAAAAGCTGGAACAGGCTATCATCTCTCTTCAACAAAGAAGATGAGCACCAGCTTCTAGAGGAGACCGAGAGCCCGCCAGTCGCTGACCAGTGAGTGGAAACCTGTGCCgacctctgtcttcttctcttcctggttcctcctggcTTCTGACGTCACTGCTGCACCTAAAACCAAATGTGTGGTTTGTGTGGGTGAAATGGATCCGGTCTGAGGCACTGTGGGCTGTTTTCTATCCAGATTTCTTTCCACAGTTTAAACCTCAGAGTTTAGTTAACATGTGTTTTTGCAATCTGTCAAACTGCTGCTACATTAAATGTGCTCGCTGTCTGAGTAAACCAATACTTTCTCTGCGTTATCAGTCCACTCGCAGTAAAGCCGGAGGAACCCCCTCGACCTGGTAAACGCTCGGCGTTCTGGGATAGCTTCGCTGCTAACTGGGCTGCCAAGAAGCAGGCCGAAGCTGCAGCGGCAGCTGCTGCAAACGAGGCCGTGCAGTGTGAGGAAGGGCCGATGGAGGCCGCAGGGCAGGAACGCCAGGATGGGCACGCAGCCGAGGGCGAGGAgagtgagggaggaggaaggagcaaCAACAGCTTCTCCAAATACATGTCGCTGGGAGAAGGAGGCAACGAGGACGTGTCGTTCAAGTGGAACTTTGTTACCAGCAAGCTGGCAGACCTGAAGA contains:
- the LOC125016487 gene encoding uncharacterized protein C1orf232: MNPMWKVYKSKVMKTLNPEYEEDTAEEVTDVENDMIPVQEDEGPNAVSQLARKMQGAGSKSWNRLSSLFNKEDEHQLLEETESPPVADHPLAVKPEEPPRPGKRSAFWDSFAANWAAKKQAEAAAAAAANEAVQCEEGPMEAAGQERQDGHAAEGEESEGGGRSNNSFSKYMSLGEGGNEDVSFKWNFVTSKLADLKSKSMTKTN